AGAAACTTGAAAGTGTTGACGTATCACATGAACAAGGCCAGAGAGGGAGCGGAGGTCTATATAAAGTCACAAGTAGATCACAACTTCACCTCAGATCGATCCTGTCACTCGTCAGCGAGAACTATGGTCAGTCACCTCATATATTATCTCATATATCAAACATCAGCTCGAGGTTGTTGCATCAGATAATTCATTCAGTAATCATTTCGAGTTAGCTTCAGTATATTTAAAATAGATCTAGTTTCACTTGAAATATACATTATCAAGATCATAAAGCTCCATTTGCTATCTTTATGACAAACTGTAttttctatttttattttcagAAGATGTTGTTGATAACGGCGGGTGTTGTCCTGCTGGTGGCGTCCTCCAGGGCAGAAGGAGGCCTCCACGGCGTCGGTGGAGGCGGGGTTCATGGAGGCGTCTCCGGTGGTTCGTTCGGAGGACACGGAGGTTCATCTGGCTTCTCCAAGGGCGGCTTTGGCGGATCCCATGGCGGCTTTGGGAGTTCTCACGGAGGCTTCGGCGGATCGCACGGTGGATTTGGTGGTTCCAATCGCGTCATTGGCGTTTCACGCGGAGGTGGATTTGGCGGTTCCCACGGAGGTGGATTTGGCGGCTCCCGCGGTGGTGGATTTGGCGTCTCCCACGGTGGTGGATTTGGCGGCTCCCGCGGTGCTGGATTTGGCGTGTCCCACGGTGGTGGATTTGGCGGCTCCCACGGCGGTGGACTTGGTGTCTCCCATGGAGGTGGATTTGGCGGCTCCCACGGCGGTGGACTTGGTGCCTCCCATGGTGGTGGATTTGTCGGCTCTCACGGTGGTGGATTTGGCAGCTCCCACGGTGGTGGACTTGGCAGCTCCCACCGTGGTGGATTTGGCAGCTCCCACCGTGGCGCATTTGGCAGCTCCCACCGTGGTGGATTTGGCAGCTCCCACCGTGGTGGATTTGGCGGCTCCCACGGTGGTTTTGCTGGAGGATTCCACGGGTAATTAGGCGGTGGATCCGTTACTGGCTCAGGTGAACGGACATATGGTAGAATAATGCAAAACAAATATGTAAATTATGTTGCAGGATGAGATTTGCAAGAGATAAATCATGGTTTTTATTGTTGTATACATTTTCTATAAACTAAaatgttttataaaaataaaaataacccGAAAAAAAGATTTGTTTTTCTGTTCAAAATGAAAATGAGAGAGAATATAAGCAGACGGAGATCCCCACTAACGTTGCTGAAGAGTGGACACCCACACATCtgccacccaacccacacacctgacatccAACCGACAAATCTGAAACCCAACCCAGAACATCCTGACACCAATCCTACACATTTGACACCCAAATCACACATCTGCCACCCCaatccacacacctgatacccatccCACATATCTGATATccaacccacacacctgtcactcaacTCACATATCTGACACCAGACGCCCATCCCACACAtttgacactcaacccacacTGTTGTACCCAGATTATTATGTTAAATTTAGTTTGTATTCTCTCTCTAAATACTGACAGCGGAACTAGTTTTCGGAGCGTGTGGTGTAGTTAATGACTGTGTCAAATTTGGATTTGAgtcggtgtgggggggtgtgtgtacaCCCAGTGTACCCCTGTTATCTTAAGATCATGGTGGGGGTGTCCGGGCATAGAGAACCTGTGTAGCTGTGTCAGAGGTGAACGGATGTGGAGTTCGAGATGGTCTTGTCAAGGCTTGTGAGTTGTGGGAGCGCAGTATCAAGTATTGACGGGAAGTGCTTTGAGGAGGCTGAATATATAGAGACGCCAGCAGGTGGTAGGTCTCATTACTGGGCAGGACCTTGCTGTAGAGGGGCCAGGACCTGtattaatgggatcgagccattatatatttataaacgtCTGTGGTGAAAGTGACATGGGTTTGTACTAAAGTGTATAAAGAATATATAAGTGTATAAAAGTTTACACTATAAAGTGGTGGGTTTATACTAAGCTCACTAACAATGGAATATGTATGAATACCAAGACATATATAAGACTAGAGTAATAAACTCATTTATATGTAGAGTCTCTCATTGTTAgagcccacattgtttgagttaggaagatACTATTTGTCATAAATAGATACTCTTCCTAAATGATTCCCCAAATCttctgttaatcttcttgttagaGAAGatcttcacttgagacagttaagcaagtctcagctatgtctgggtacaagtgacaagatGAACAACCTATTGAGGTTTCTTCTTAATGAGGAGTGTTGTACATGGggttatggcggtatgtccactctcaggatgagtggcgctgcccaataaactcgcccctcggggcaaaattaaattaaaattacacAGAGCCCTTTCTCATTGTTCCGACTGGCAAACAATCCACATGGAACTGGAGAGAAGCCTTTAAGTATTAGTAAAAAACGTGTTCACGAATACAGAAGTCAACACCCATATCAGAAGATATTCAGAAAAATGGTATAACGGAACATCTTCTTGCTAATGGctttttggagccattatctgtatcaatagctgatacttgaGATCTGGGGATGGATGTGGTCTTCATGGCCAGCCTTGGAaagctggctgtaccagttaggGAGCTGGTGGGTTATTGTAGACCTTTAGGTCTTCCGTGTTTCCTTTAGCTGAGACTTTGGCTGAgacgtgctgtcgttggagtttggtgaggtggtcttcatgaggaggtcttgtaccgCGTCTGTGTCgaatttgtggtgtggtggtggagctccTACTCCGATTTCCtcatctgaggagtccgtaacatcCGTAGTTGGTGTTTTAGTCTTTCGTCTCGCAGCCTAAGGTAGGCTCAAGTGTCGTGGATtagtggtagaagctatttcagaAGCGTTGGCGGTGCTGTTAGTATTTgttgacagcacgtctgctagtacatctgctgagatggtgatggtaggagtgttgggagctggagagggaaataCCTCTGTGTCGCCCGGGTCTTGGGTGGTTCTGAAGGCAGTGTTGAGTTtgacctcgtggtcgtcctggtggtagtctccggagtggaagtggaggcagtgagacttgcgtCCGTCCGGGGCGatgatggggtccaggccattgGCTAGATACAGTGCGTTGAGATCTTTGTCAAATCGTTGATTGTCTTGTCCGGCAAGCCTCTTTGCTAGtcgaataagaccagggataatgcctgtacgtgatgcagggggctgggaAGGTGCCTGTATGGTCGTGGGTCCCCATTGTGAAGACTGGGTCAACTGGTGGGAGGAGCCACTATTTGAtaagactggaaagtcttctggtcggttGGTGGAAGTTGAGGTTTTGGGTTGAGCACCTGGGGCTCTggtcgtggtggtagaagggttgtttctcttggcttcaacctaCCCTTGATGTTTTCCTGTCTACGGGGGCAgtggtaggaaattgcggggtgattgtcATCGCAGAGCAAACAGCAATGGGTTGTTgctttgcatatggagtagtgatggtccagtacgAACAGACTGCATTTCTGGACGGGGTGCTGAAACTTGTTGGTCGGGtgagagagctcgtagcacttgaagcactactggagctcatggtatcgttccttttttactttGTGGGGTTGAATTTGTGAGTCGAAGCAGCAGAAACCTTGTGTGGCCGTAGCTATGGCGGTGAAAGAAATTTTGATTGTAGATTTGTCGAtgctgcagaactctaggttgaatacaccCAGGTTCAGATTATCGTTCTCGAGATTCTCCATGATCTTATGTTGCGGTCGGTCAGCGATccatcgattgtttacagcaatgactccggtcctagaagaggagttcaccaaaagtcatgttcgttttcaaggtgaagaaaaaagaattgaaaTTCGAGTCCTATTTCCCCTATCATATAGGGCATTAGACACGTAAatggctggtcctgctggtaaaaacagttcttccggccagtaactgacgtgggaagtgaggatgtaggtggtgctccTTGTGAAGTATGGCATCGTTGGTCAAGAGTTTTCCTAgttcttcctcacatgaaaatAAGAGCTCGATAtcatcaccttcctgactaatgtcagtagGTGTGATGGCAataacgtccttcaggaccttaagAATATTGCTTTTCCCGAAAGCATGACcgtcaaggagggggggggggggatagctcTAACCTTTAGACGTTTGGGTGGCAGTGTTGCCCCACCCCTTCAACGGCTGGTAGTGTGTCCACCCCCTCAACGGGTGGTAGTGTGTCCACCCCTTCAACGACTGGTAGTGTGTCCACCC
The DNA window shown above is from Procambarus clarkii isolate CNS0578487 chromosome 6, FALCON_Pclarkii_2.0, whole genome shotgun sequence and carries:
- the LOC123753118 gene encoding keratin, type I cytoskeletal 9-like, translating into MKMLLITAGVVLLVASSRAEGGLHGVGGGGVHGGVSGGSFGGHGGSSGFSKGGFGGSHGGFGSSHGGFGGSHGGFGGSNRVIGVSRGGGFGGSHGGGFGGSRGGGFGVSHGGGFGGSRGAGFGVSHGGGFGGSHGGGLGVSHGGGFGGSHGGGLGASHGGGFVGSHGGGFGSSHGGGLGSSHRGGFGSSHRGAFGSSHRGGFGSSHRGGFGGSHGGFAGGFHG